A window of the Cynocephalus volans isolate mCynVol1 chromosome 10, mCynVol1.pri, whole genome shotgun sequence genome harbors these coding sequences:
- the LOC134386937 gene encoding igE-binding protein-like, producing the protein MGSTQSTISALDAVLSQRGIKVGNCVLKNFVKEVDRVAPWYACSGSLTLTSWNKLGRDLDRKYLEGDLRQGTKTIWKFVKNCLEDEGCRLVVTEGQNTLEEVQDSMSESERSERMGTRKRRDVSYKEKDPPGESTDKGVKTEKGPPGKSADEGVIYNPSEVQKKRGGPYPVEDLEALNIGESDSDSLDSSEESDLEEEAARYEEERYHPDGWRRPFRKQEKRPPPMAPARAAPSAPPPPPYEGRSNPLSFLPDKVRRKVQAAFPVFEVEGGGRIHAPVEYSQIKDLAEAVRKYGVNANFTVVMLERFAGAAMTPADWQMLAKAALPTMGQYMEWKALWHEAAQAQARANAVALTPEQRTWTFDMLTGQGQFAADQTAFPWGAYVQISSTAIKAWKTLPKKGEASGQLTKIIQGPQEPFSDFVARMTEAAGRIFGDPDQAAPLVEQLIFEQATQECRAAIAPRKNKGLQDWLRACRELGGPLTNAGLAAAILQSQRPLRQGMNRRTCFKCGQVGHLKKDCPAPDKDRVSLCSRCSKGYHKASQCRSVRDIKGRLLPPPEDQHKMDSKNVRVGPRSQGPQKYGNKVDRGQGKGEKVQSEDTQEWTCTPPPTSY; encoded by the coding sequence ATGGGATCCACACAGTCCACTATTTCTGCTTTGGATGCAGTACTGAGTCAACGTGGAATTAAGGTGGGGAACTGCGTCCTTaagaattttgtgaaagaggtcgACCGGGTAGCTCCATGGTATGCTTGTTCTGGCTCCCTAACCCTGACCTCCTGGAACAAACTGGGCAGAGACCTCGATCGCAAATATCTCGAAGGGGACCTGAGACAGGGCACCAAGACAATATGGAAGTTTGTTAAGAactgcttagaagatgagggctgtaggCTGGTGGTGACGGAGGGACAAAATACTTTAGAGGAAGTTCAGGACAGCATGTCAGAATCTGAGCgaagtgagaggatgggtacccgcaagaggagagacgtctcctacAAGGAAAAGGACCCTCCCGGTGAGTCTACCGACAAGGGAGTGAAAACGGAAAAAGGACCTCCCGGTAAGTCCGCAGACGAGGGAGTGATTTATAACCCGAGTGAGGttcaaaagaaaagggggggCCCTTACCCTGTGGAGGATTTAGAGGCCTTGAACATAGGGGAATCAGACTCTGACTCCCTCGACTCTAGTGAGGAATCAGATCTAGAGGAGGAAGCCGCTAGATATGAGGAGGAAAGGTATCACCCCGATGGGTGGAGGAGGCCCTTTAGGAAGCAGGAGAAGCGGCCGCCCCCAATGGCTCCCGCACGAGCTGCGCCTTCagcacctccacctcctccctaTGAGGGGCGCTccaatcctctttcttttcttcctgataaaGTGAGGAGAAAGGTGCAAGccgccttcccagtttttgaggtggAAGGCGGAGGGCGAATCCATGCCCCTGTTGAGTACAGCCAAATCAAAGATCTTGCCGAGGCAGTTAGAAAGTATGGGGTAAATGCCAATTTCACTGTAGTAATGTTAGAAAGATTTGCCGGCGCCGCCATGACACCTGCGGATTGGCAAATGCTGGCTAAAGCTGCCCTTCCTACAATGGgccaatacatggaatggaaggcgctatggcatgaggcggcacaggctcaagccagggcaaacgctgtgGCGTTGACCCCTGAGCAGCGGACTTGGacttttgatatgttaacaggccagggccaatttgccgctgatcagacagccttcccatggggtgcttatgttcaaattTCTAGCACTGCCATCAAGGCTTGGAAGACGCTCCCCAAGAAAGGGGAAGCCTCTGGGCAGCTCACAAAAATTATCCAGGGACCTCAAGAACCATTTTCAGATTTTGTAGCTCGCATGACAGAGGCAGCAGGGCGTATTTTTGGAGACCCTGACCAAGCTGCACCTCTTGTTGAACAACTTATTTTTGAACAGGCTACACAAGAATGTCGAGCAGCTATAGCCCCgagaaaaaataaagggttacaggattggctcagagcaTGCCGAGAACTTGGAGGTCCCCttaccaatgcagggctggctgcCGCCATCCTACAGTCACAGAGACCATTGAGGCAGGGGATGAACAGGAGAACCTGCTTCAAGTGCGGCCAGGTGGGACATTTAAAGAAAGATTGTCCTGCCCCAGATAAGGACAGGGTGTCCCTTTGCTCCCGTTGTAGCAAGGGGTATCATAAAGCTAGTCAGTGCCGCTCCGTCAGGGACATCAAGGGGCGACTCCTCCCGCCACCTGAGGACCAACACAAGATGGATTCAAAAAACGTGAGGGTGGGCCCACGTTCTCAGGGCCCTCAAAAGTATGGGAACAAGGTGGACAGAGgccaggggaaaggggagaaagtccagtcagaagacacacaagAATGGACCTGCACGCCTCCTCCGACTTCTTATTAA